From one Tetragenococcus osmophilus genomic stretch:
- the ffh gene encoding signal recognition particle protein, with product MAFENLTDRLQQAMKKLRKKGKISESDVKEMMREIRLALLEADVNLQVVKEFTKNVRERAVGAEVLESLSPAQQIVKIVDEELTKTLGSETVELNKAPKIPTVIMMVGLQGAGKTTFAGKLANHLMKNENARPLMIAGDVYRPAAVDQLKVLGQQLSVPVYDRGTEANPVDIVREGMELAREKKNDYVLIDTAGRLHVDEALMQELQNIKEVAQPNESLLVVDAMTGQDAVSVAESFNEQLGISGVVITKLDGDTRGGAALSIRSVTGAPIKFTGTGEKLSDIEVFHPDRMSSRILGMGDMLTLIEKAQQDYDEQKAEEMAAKMRENTFDFNDFIEQMDQLSGMGSMEDIMKMIPGMNQMPGIENMQIDPKDIERKKAIVYSMTPAEREDPDLLNPSRRRRLAAGSGNSVVEVNRMIKQFKESRKMMQQMSKGNMENIPGMDQMLGGGVKGKIGKMAMNRSMKKSKKKKKKKRK from the coding sequence ATGGCATTCGAAAATTTAACTGATCGCTTGCAACAAGCGATGAAAAAATTGCGCAAAAAAGGAAAAATTTCCGAATCTGACGTAAAAGAAATGATGCGCGAGATCCGTCTAGCTTTGTTAGAAGCAGACGTTAACTTACAAGTAGTTAAAGAATTTACTAAAAACGTACGAGAACGCGCGGTAGGAGCTGAAGTATTAGAAAGCTTATCACCAGCACAACAAATCGTTAAAATTGTAGATGAAGAGCTGACTAAAACGCTTGGTTCAGAAACAGTAGAGCTTAATAAAGCCCCCAAAATTCCAACAGTCATCATGATGGTTGGTTTGCAAGGGGCAGGGAAAACTACCTTTGCTGGAAAATTAGCGAATCATTTGATGAAAAATGAAAATGCACGGCCTTTGATGATCGCAGGTGACGTTTATCGTCCAGCGGCAGTGGATCAATTAAAGGTATTAGGTCAGCAGTTATCTGTGCCGGTATATGACCGCGGAACGGAGGCTAACCCTGTAGACATCGTGCGAGAAGGCATGGAGTTAGCTCGCGAAAAGAAAAATGATTATGTATTGATTGATACGGCTGGACGTTTGCACGTTGATGAAGCACTAATGCAAGAGTTACAAAATATTAAAGAAGTTGCTCAACCTAACGAAAGTTTATTAGTTGTGGATGCGATGACCGGTCAAGACGCGGTTAGTGTTGCTGAAAGTTTCAATGAACAATTAGGGATTTCAGGCGTTGTGATTACTAAATTGGATGGAGATACTCGCGGTGGTGCTGCGCTATCTATTCGTTCTGTAACTGGTGCTCCTATTAAATTTACGGGTACAGGAGAAAAACTAAGCGATATAGAAGTTTTCCACCCGGATCGTATGTCTAGCCGAATTTTAGGCATGGGCGATATGCTTACCTTGATCGAAAAAGCTCAACAAGATTATGATGAACAAAAAGCCGAAGAAATGGCTGCAAAGATGCGAGAAAACACCTTTGACTTCAATGATTTTATTGAGCAGATGGATCAGTTATCTGGTATGGGTTCAATGGAAGATATTATGAAGATGATCCCAGGAATGAATCAAATGCCAGGTATTGAGAATATGCAAATTGACCCTAAAGATATCGAACGGAAAAAAGCGATTGTTTATTCGATGACACCTGCAGAACGAGAAGATCCAGATTTATTGAATCCAAGTCGAAGACGTCGACTTGCTGCGGGTTCTGGTAATAGTGTGGTTGAAGTCAATCGAATGATCAAACAGTTTAAAGAATCACGCAAGATGATGCAGCAGATGTCTAAAGGAAATATGGAGAATATTCCTGGTATGGACCAAATGCTCGGTGGTGGAGTTAAAGGTAAAATTGGTAAAATGGCCATGAACCGTTCTATGAAAAAGTCCAAGAAGAAGAAAAAGAAAAAACGTAAATAA
- a CDS encoding KH domain-containing protein: MTDLTDLVLTIVRPLVTQPEQVSVEIEETDNFFEYNLSVAPGDVGRIIGKQGRIAKAIRTIVYSVRTNDRKKVRLNILDGKE; the protein is encoded by the coding sequence ATGACAGATTTGACCGATTTGGTCTTAACGATTGTTCGTCCCTTGGTTACACAGCCTGAACAAGTGTCAGTCGAAATTGAGGAGACAGATAACTTTTTTGAATATAATTTATCTGTTGCACCTGGTGATGTTGGACGTATCATTGGTAAACAAGGACGTATTGCAAAAGCAATTCGTACGATTGTTTACAGTGTTCGAACCAATGATCGAAAAAAAGTACGTCTGAATATTTTAGATGGCAAAGAGTAA
- the citG gene encoding triphosphoribosyl-dephospho-CoA synthase CitG — protein sequence MSNPILMQLTKFATKSLYYEVTLSPKPGLVDRFDNGAHQDMDFFMFIDSIESLAPYFYEYARLGFEHHGDLASLFTKLRHKGIEAERDMLEATYQINTHKGANFSFAVLLGATGFYLQEHSLPFSFQDTANVLSLVSQMTQHLVQQDFSHITQKNDLSHGEKLYIKTGVLGVRGEATQGYPALSNLLLPFLRDHTGQENTEVLLLRGLILLVSQIEDSNLLHRGGVNGWQQVKQRGMFIHESKLNEYDFRQSLTSFNQELIEKNLSPGGAADLLSLGIYFSFLEELI from the coding sequence TTGAGTAACCCTATATTAATGCAGTTAACAAAATTTGCCACAAAATCATTATACTATGAAGTGACGCTTTCGCCTAAACCTGGCCTTGTAGATCGCTTTGATAACGGTGCTCATCAGGATATGGATTTCTTTATGTTTATTGATAGCATTGAAAGTTTAGCTCCATATTTTTATGAATATGCGCGGTTGGGCTTTGAACATCATGGCGATTTGGCCTCCCTTTTTACAAAACTGCGCCATAAAGGAATTGAAGCTGAACGTGACATGTTAGAGGCTACTTACCAAATAAACACCCATAAGGGCGCAAATTTTTCCTTTGCCGTCCTGCTAGGAGCTACAGGTTTTTACTTGCAGGAGCATTCATTACCTTTTTCTTTTCAGGATACCGCAAATGTTTTGTCTTTAGTTTCTCAAATGACCCAACACCTTGTTCAGCAAGACTTTTCTCACATAACACAAAAAAATGATTTATCACATGGAGAAAAACTATATATTAAAACAGGGGTTCTAGGCGTTCGTGGAGAAGCTACGCAAGGATATCCAGCGCTATCAAATTTACTCTTACCTTTTTTACGTGATCATACTGGACAAGAAAATACAGAAGTATTGCTATTACGTGGTCTAATTTTACTAGTAAGTCAAATTGAAGATAGTAACCTACTTCATCGCGGAGGAGTAAATGGCTGGCAACAAGTAAAACAACGAGGCATGTTTATTCATGAAAGTAAGTTAAATGAATATGACTTTAGGCAAAGTCTAACATCATTTAATCAAGAATTAATTGAAAAAAACCTAAGCCCGGGCGGTGCCGCTGATTTATTGAGTTTAGGGATTTATTTTAGTTTTTTAGAAGAACTTATTTAA
- a CDS encoding aldolase/citrate lyase family protein, whose translation MERLRRTMMFVPGQNAAMLRDAPLYGADSIMFDLEDAVSLPEKDSARTLVHNALRTFDYSSVETVVRINALDAGGKLDIEAMILAGINVIRLPKTETAQDIIDVEKVITEVEEQNNIEVGTTRMMAAIESAEGVLNAPAIAKSSQRLIGIALGAEDYVTNLKTERYPDGKELFFARSMILHGARAAGIAAIDTVYSNVENPEGLESEVRQIKQLGFDGKSVINPRQIPIVNKIYAPTEDEVQDAKEIIWGLREAQEKGSGVVSVNGKMVDKPVVERAERVIALALAANMIKEEDI comes from the coding sequence ATGGAACGATTAAGAAGAACAATGATGTTTGTCCCTGGCCAAAATGCTGCCATGTTAAGAGATGCACCATTATATGGGGCAGATTCAATTATGTTTGATTTAGAAGATGCTGTTTCATTACCAGAAAAGGATTCCGCAAGAACATTAGTTCATAATGCTTTACGTACTTTTGATTATAGTAGTGTAGAAACTGTCGTTCGTATTAATGCTTTAGATGCTGGCGGAAAATTAGATATTGAAGCTATGATTTTAGCAGGAATTAATGTGATCCGTTTGCCTAAAACTGAAACTGCACAAGATATTATTGATGTCGAAAAAGTTATTACAGAAGTAGAAGAACAAAATAATATCGAAGTGGGCACTACTCGTATGATGGCAGCTATTGAATCAGCAGAAGGAGTGCTAAATGCACCAGCTATTGCCAAAAGTTCACAACGTTTGATTGGTATTGCCTTAGGTGCTGAAGATTATGTAACCAACCTAAAAACAGAACGCTACCCAGATGGCAAAGAACTATTTTTTGCACGTAGTATGATTTTACATGGTGCTAGAGCTGCAGGTATTGCTGCTATTGATACAGTGTATTCTAATGTTGAAAATCCTGAAGGCCTTGAAAGCGAAGTACGACAAATTAAACAACTTGGCTTTGATGGAAAATCAGTGATTAATCCACGACAAATCCCAATTGTAAATAAAATTTATGCGCCAACAGAAGATGAAGTACAAGACGCTAAAGAAATTATATGGGGTCTGCGCGAAGCACAAGAAAAAGGATCAGGTGTTGTTTCTGTTAACGGAAAAATGGTGGATAAACCAGTCGTTGAACGTGCAGAACGTGTGATTGCTTTAGCTCTAGCTGCAAATATGATTAAAGAGGAGGATATTTAG
- the citD gene encoding citrate lyase acyl carrier protein produces MELLQNAVSGTLESSDIQITIQPVDNAEIQIDLDSSVEKQFGRKIRQVITDTLQRLDAQGVKVTAVDKGALDCTIQARTITAVHRAAKQEQYDWKEIDSWND; encoded by the coding sequence GTGGAACTATTACAAAATGCTGTTAGCGGAACCTTGGAATCTAGTGACATTCAAATCACTATCCAACCCGTTGATAACGCTGAAATCCAAATTGATTTGGATAGTAGCGTGGAAAAACAATTCGGCCGTAAGATTCGGCAAGTCATTACAGATACGTTGCAACGTTTAGATGCCCAAGGGGTTAAAGTGACGGCTGTAGATAAAGGTGCGTTAGATTGTACAATTCAAGCTCGTACTATTACGGCTGTGCATCGTGCAGCTAAACAAGAGCAATATGATTGGAAGGAGATTGACTCATGGAACGATTAA
- the wrbA gene encoding NAD(P)H:quinone oxidoreductase, translated as MTKIAIVYYSSTGTNYQLAQWAKEAVENAGAQARLVKAPELAPDVAIDANPAWRAHYDATRDIPEVTSDDIVWADGIIFSVPSRFGVMAAQLKQFIDTQGGIWASGDTVNKVVSGMTSAHNAHGGQEATLLSLYIQMMHWGAIIAAPGYSEAEYTTAGGNPYGTSVTIDDDGNMIEDVEEAAKQQARHVVDIAGRVNG; from the coding sequence ATGACAAAAATCGCAATCGTTTATTACAGTTCTACAGGAACAAACTACCAACTCGCACAATGGGCAAAAGAAGCTGTGGAAAATGCAGGAGCGCAAGCTCGCTTAGTCAAAGCTCCTGAATTAGCTCCCGACGTAGCTATCGATGCCAACCCTGCTTGGCGAGCTCATTATGACGCAACGCGCGATATTCCAGAGGTAACTTCTGATGATATCGTTTGGGCAGACGGCATTATCTTTAGTGTTCCTTCTCGTTTTGGCGTTATGGCTGCACAATTGAAACAATTTATCGACACACAAGGTGGTATTTGGGCCAGTGGCGATACCGTAAATAAAGTGGTATCCGGTATGACATCTGCTCATAATGCCCACGGTGGACAAGAAGCAACCCTTCTTTCTCTTTACATCCAAATGATGCACTGGGGTGCTATCATTGCAGCACCTGGATATTCTGAAGCAGAATATACGACAGCTGGTGGTAACCCTTATGGAACTTCTGTTACGATCGATGATGACGGCAATATGATAGAAGACGTGGAAGAAGCTGCTAAACAACAAGCACGTCACGTTGTAGACATCGCTGGTCGAGTGAATGGTTAA
- the rpsP gene encoding 30S ribosomal protein S16, with protein sequence MAVKIRLKRMGDKKRPTYRIVVADSRSPRDGRFIETVGTYNPLKEPSEVKIEEASVLDWLAKGAQPSDTVRNLLSKEGIMKKHHDAKNAKK encoded by the coding sequence TTGGCAGTAAAAATTCGTTTAAAACGTATGGGGGATAAAAAACGCCCAACTTACCGTATCGTAGTCGCAGATTCTCGTTCACCACGTGACGGTCGCTTTATCGAAACAGTGGGAACATACAACCCATTGAAAGAACCAAGCGAAGTAAAAATCGAAGAAGCTAGCGTGCTTGATTGGTTAGCTAAAGGCGCTCAACCTTCTGATACGGTTCGTAATCTTCTTTCTAAAGAAGGCATTATGAAAAAGCATCATGACGCAAAAAACGCTAAGAAATAA
- a CDS encoding GntR family transcriptional regulator encodes MNPIVEAIKSNLDLSQNRPLKLCVYNALRKTIILGDIPAGERINEKELSEELNISRTPIRFALQELVKEQLVEHVPRIGIIVKGISIKDAYEIYDIRKALDTLATTKAMTLMDSQDFEELEQLLEEGEYYNKTDQVDNLLQNFSDFNSFIYKKSQMLRLKAIVTDLQAYLVYFRDIAIRASARRSLALQEHWLIYRGMKNNDIEQITLITHEHLNHSLQFVIKEMERRKIE; translated from the coding sequence ATGAACCCGATCGTTGAGGCTATAAAAAGCAATTTAGACTTATCGCAAAATAGACCCTTAAAACTTTGTGTTTACAACGCTTTACGTAAAACAATTATTTTAGGTGATATTCCAGCCGGAGAAAGAATCAACGAAAAAGAACTATCTGAAGAATTAAATATCAGCCGTACGCCGATTCGTTTTGCCCTACAAGAATTAGTAAAAGAGCAACTCGTTGAGCATGTTCCTAGAATCGGGATTATTGTTAAGGGAATTAGTATAAAAGATGCTTACGAAATTTATGATATTCGTAAAGCTCTTGATACCCTAGCCACGACTAAAGCAATGACCTTAATGGATAGCCAGGATTTTGAGGAACTAGAACAACTACTTGAAGAAGGCGAATATTATAATAAAACAGATCAAGTAGATAATCTTTTACAAAATTTCTCTGATTTTAATTCATTTATTTATAAAAAAAGCCAGATGTTACGCTTAAAAGCCATCGTAACAGATCTGCAAGCTTATCTAGTGTACTTTCGCGATATTGCAATTCGTGCTTCAGCGCGAAGAAGTTTGGCATTGCAAGAACACTGGTTGATTTATCGTGGCATGAAAAATAATGACATTGAACAAATTACTTTAATCACCCACGAACATTTAAACCATTCATTACAATTTGTTATAAAAGAAATGGAAAGAAGAAAAATTGAGTAA
- a CDS encoding IS30 family transposase, whose translation MTHSNHTTSARKGKHLSYSERSQIAILKQENYSNRRIASVLERAPQTINNEVKRGTVTQLKRQKQKGKVYDYYTEAYDADAGQAAYDRHRLNCGRRPKWADIDTFIEWADDKMLLDKWSPDAVTGFALEHELFDRAIIPSTTTLYNWIDKGIMRTTNLDLLEKLSRKPKVSSLKKRPNKRILGQSIDKRPKEIDSRETFGHWEIDTVVGNKEKTDAVLLTLVERQTRFEVIMKVNGKDQYSVDEAIYSLQERAGDDFSTMFKTITSDNGSEFAGLHEALKDTLDVYFSHPYASFERGTSENQHKFIRRFIPKGKSMGQVLESQCLRIQQWMNDYPRKILDYKTPHECFVNALRLEKQVA comes from the coding sequence ATGACGCACTCTAACCATACCACATCAGCACGTAAGGGAAAACACTTATCTTATTCAGAGCGGTCTCAAATCGCTATTTTAAAGCAAGAAAACTATTCCAATCGTCGGATTGCTAGTGTTTTAGAACGTGCTCCACAAACAATCAATAATGAGGTGAAGCGCGGAACGGTCACACAACTTAAACGCCAAAAGCAAAAAGGAAAGGTCTATGATTACTATACTGAAGCTTATGACGCTGATGCTGGACAAGCAGCTTATGACAGACATCGTTTAAACTGTGGCCGACGGCCAAAATGGGCGGATATAGATACCTTTATAGAATGGGCCGATGATAAGATGTTGCTTGATAAATGGTCCCCTGATGCCGTGACTGGTTTTGCGTTAGAGCATGAGTTGTTTGATCGTGCCATTATTCCTAGTACAACAACACTTTACAATTGGATAGATAAAGGAATCATGCGAACAACGAACCTTGATCTTTTAGAAAAGCTCTCTCGTAAACCAAAAGTGTCCTCTCTGAAGAAACGCCCAAATAAACGTATTCTCGGGCAATCGATAGACAAACGGCCTAAAGAAATTGATAGCCGTGAAACTTTTGGTCACTGGGAAATCGACACAGTCGTTGGTAATAAGGAGAAGACCGATGCCGTACTACTAACATTAGTTGAACGACAAACCCGCTTTGAAGTTATTATGAAGGTAAACGGTAAAGATCAATATTCAGTGGACGAAGCCATTTATTCTCTTCAAGAACGCGCTGGAGATGACTTTTCTACTATGTTTAAGACGATTACTTCAGATAATGGATCTGAATTTGCAGGTCTACATGAAGCGTTAAAGGATACCCTGGATGTTTATTTTAGCCATCCTTATGCATCATTTGAGCGAGGAACGAGTGAGAATCAGCATAAATTCATTCGTCGCTTCATTCCGAAAGGAAAGTCGATGGGTCAAGTTTTAGAATCACAATGCTTACGTATACAACAATGGATGAACGATTATCCCAGAAAAATATTGGATTATAAAACACCTCATGAGTGTTTCGTCAATGCCTTACGATTAGAAAAGCAAGTGGCTTAA
- a CDS encoding ABC-ATPase domain-containing protein: MKSAKELEGLLKSLDGQKYGAYKRLKGNYQFENFQLSVDHVQVDPYAPPSKMQVNIKRETAGIPSKWLDTKDKAIAVSDFLTRTFGEKVQPFNKEAKGSGTNGKVLIDRCGQEILERTSVVIKENEIEVRFEVGLPAAGRKILGKAASRIFTDVLPKVVERALLYRNLDQKALQQQVTLMLDQVFIREELARRKLVAFVANNSFLPRRSGVSDKPLKDAVLFTSPENFAIEMQLPSGQTVTGMGIPEGVSLIVGGGFHGKSTLLHALERGVYQHIAGDGREMIITRQDAVKVRAEDGRSIEKVNISAFINNLPGKKDTTQFSTENASGSTSQAANVMEALEAETSLLLIDEDTSATNFMIRDGRMQKLVAPEKEPITPFTNKIRPLYDTLNVSTILIVGGSGDYFDVADQILMMDEYCLKDVTNTAKSIANSTGYQRQMFSQQEFGEIPARIPLKTSFSHSGKDQRLKAQGRHKILYGHEAIDISGLEQLVDDSQTNCIAMMFDFFQNNIFQNFKFKLAT; the protein is encoded by the coding sequence ATGAAAAGTGCAAAAGAACTTGAAGGATTATTAAAATCCTTAGATGGCCAAAAATATGGTGCTTATAAACGGCTTAAAGGAAACTATCAATTTGAAAACTTTCAACTTTCGGTTGATCATGTCCAAGTTGATCCTTATGCGCCACCTTCTAAAATGCAAGTGAATATAAAAAGAGAAACAGCAGGTATTCCATCAAAGTGGTTGGATACAAAAGATAAAGCCATTGCTGTCTCTGATTTTTTAACTAGGACATTTGGAGAAAAAGTTCAACCTTTTAATAAAGAAGCTAAAGGTTCTGGTACAAACGGTAAAGTTCTTATTGATCGTTGTGGACAAGAAATTTTGGAACGAACCTCTGTGGTAATCAAAGAAAATGAGATAGAAGTTCGTTTCGAAGTCGGCTTACCAGCAGCTGGACGAAAAATTTTAGGAAAAGCGGCTAGTCGTATTTTTACAGATGTATTGCCTAAAGTCGTGGAGCGAGCATTACTATATCGTAACCTAGATCAAAAGGCTTTACAACAACAAGTGACTTTAATGTTGGATCAGGTATTCATTAGAGAAGAATTAGCTCGCAGAAAATTAGTAGCTTTTGTAGCGAACAATTCGTTTTTACCTCGTCGTAGCGGAGTTTCTGATAAGCCGTTAAAAGATGCCGTATTGTTTACTAGTCCAGAAAACTTTGCTATTGAAATGCAATTGCCTAGCGGCCAAACAGTTACTGGTATGGGCATTCCAGAAGGCGTTAGTTTAATAGTTGGGGGCGGTTTTCATGGAAAATCTACCTTATTACATGCTTTAGAACGAGGCGTGTACCAACATATCGCAGGCGATGGAAGAGAAATGATTATTACCCGTCAAGATGCAGTTAAAGTGCGTGCTGAAGATGGCCGAAGCATAGAAAAGGTGAATATTAGCGCATTTATTAACAACTTGCCTGGTAAAAAAGATACTACTCAATTTTCGACAGAAAATGCTAGTGGGAGTACCTCACAAGCTGCGAATGTAATGGAAGCTCTAGAAGCAGAGACTTCTTTATTGTTAATTGATGAAGATACTTCGGCTACCAACTTTATGATTCGAGATGGGCGTATGCAAAAATTGGTAGCTCCAGAAAAGGAACCTATTACTCCGTTTACAAATAAAATAAGACCTTTATATGATACATTAAATGTCTCTACTATCCTTATTGTAGGTGGCTCTGGAGATTATTTTGACGTGGCAGATCAAATTCTTATGATGGATGAATATTGTCTAAAAGATGTAACGAATACAGCTAAATCTATTGCAAATTCTACAGGTTATCAAAGACAAATGTTTTCTCAGCAAGAGTTTGGTGAAATTCCTGCTAGAATTCCTTTGAAAACTAGTTTTTCTCATTCAGGAAAAGATCAACGCTTAAAAGCTCAAGGAAGACATAAGATTTTATATGGACACGAAGCTATTGATATTTCTGGTTTGGAACAATTAGTTGACGATAGTCAGACAAATTGTATTGCTATGATGTTTGATTTTTTCCAAAATAATATATTCCAAAATTTCAAGTTTAAGTTAGCCACTTAG
- the citC gene encoding [citrate (pro-3S)-lyase] ligase, producing the protein MDNKYTSKRIWLDKDKKAYEAWKSLITSANLQAEEHLDYTVGIYDERKLIATGSIAENIIKCVAVCKDYQSENLVNRIVTQLIEQLNEEGYFHYFLYTKPERETVFRSLGFKKIIANKDVLFMEQGPEDFSTYLYELQENKKTGQGAGIVMNANPFTKGHQYLVETAAQNNDQVYVFVLSEDHSEFSTDDRVKMVQAGVSHLENVTVFPTRKYLVSQATFPAYFLKDKAELAVAKTQATLDAQIFKEKIAPVLDIHVRYVGEEPYSKVTEVYNQAMQEVFGEALKLVILPRKAIEGDIISATKVRKAIAEEDEKLLLQLLPKTTYNYLKKNF; encoded by the coding sequence ATGGATAACAAATATACAAGTAAACGTATTTGGCTGGATAAAGATAAAAAAGCTTATGAAGCTTGGAAAAGTTTAATAACAAGTGCCAACCTGCAAGCAGAAGAGCATTTGGATTATACTGTTGGGATTTACGATGAAAGAAAGTTAATTGCTACAGGTTCTATTGCTGAAAATATTATTAAGTGTGTCGCAGTTTGTAAGGATTATCAGTCAGAAAATTTGGTGAATCGGATAGTTACTCAATTAATTGAGCAATTAAATGAAGAAGGTTATTTTCACTATTTTTTATATACTAAACCAGAAAGAGAAACTGTGTTTCGTTCATTAGGCTTTAAAAAAATTATTGCAAACAAAGACGTTCTATTTATGGAACAAGGTCCTGAAGATTTTTCTACTTATCTTTATGAGTTACAAGAAAATAAGAAAACAGGCCAAGGGGCTGGCATTGTTATGAATGCTAACCCGTTTACTAAGGGTCATCAATATCTAGTGGAAACTGCCGCCCAAAATAATGATCAGGTTTATGTTTTTGTTTTATCAGAAGATCATTCTGAGTTTTCAACAGATGATCGCGTGAAAATGGTTCAAGCGGGTGTTAGTCATCTAGAAAATGTGACAGTATTTCCTACCCGCAAATATCTTGTCTCACAAGCAACGTTTCCAGCTTATTTCTTAAAGGATAAAGCTGAATTAGCGGTTGCTAAGACTCAAGCTACTCTTGATGCGCAAATTTTTAAAGAAAAAATTGCCCCAGTTTTAGATATACATGTTCGATATGTAGGAGAAGAGCCTTACTCTAAAGTCACTGAGGTATATAACCAGGCTATGCAGGAGGTCTTTGGTGAAGCGTTGAAATTAGTTATTTTACCTAGAAAAGCCATAGAAGGTGACATTATTTCAGCAACAAAAGTCCGTAAAGCTATAGCAGAAGAAGATGAAAAGTTACTTTTACAACTTTTACCTAAAACAACATATAATTATTTAAAGAAAAATTTTTAA
- a CDS encoding NADPH-dependent FMN reductase produces MSTKIGFIVGSLRQDSNNLKTAQTFEKLLPEDVEANFIEISDLPFYNEDLEVAGKAPESWLRFRKEIAEMDGIFFFTPEYNRSMPAALKNALDVGSRPYGESKWDGKPAAVISVAPRGIAGFGANHALRQSLVFLNMPVMQQPEAYIGNFDSLLNEDGTFVEDTKNFFQVIIDKYFDFFNKLTK; encoded by the coding sequence ATGAGTACAAAAATTGGTTTTATAGTTGGAAGTTTACGACAAGATTCTAATAATTTAAAAACAGCTCAAACATTTGAAAAGTTATTACCAGAAGATGTCGAAGCAAATTTTATCGAAATTAGTGACTTGCCTTTTTATAATGAAGATTTAGAAGTTGCTGGTAAAGCACCAGAAAGCTGGTTACGTTTTAGAAAAGAAATCGCAGAAATGGATGGTATCTTTTTCTTTACGCCAGAATATAATCGTTCCATGCCTGCTGCACTTAAAAATGCTTTGGATGTAGGGTCACGCCCTTATGGCGAAAGTAAATGGGATGGCAAACCTGCAGCTGTTATCAGTGTTGCTCCTCGCGGAATTGCAGGATTTGGCGCAAATCATGCTTTACGTCAATCTCTTGTATTTTTAAATATGCCCGTAATGCAACAACCGGAAGCTTATATCGGAAACTTTGATTCCTTATTAAATGAAGACGGAACCTTTGTAGAAGATACAAAAAACTTCTTCCAAGTAATTATCGATAAATATTTTGATTTCTTTAATAAGCTAACAAAATAG